The sequence below is a genomic window from Pseudomonas cremoricolorata.
AGATTCAATACCGCACCCGCGAAGCACGCTTCGCCGGGGGCTACCGGCAAGTGGTCGGCGACGGCCCGAACAACCGCGAAGACCGTTACCCGGTGACCCTCACCGGCTCGGCGGCCGAGTTGCGCACGATCCTGGCATTTTTCGATCGGCATGCTGGCGCCAAGGCCTTCCTGTGGACGCCACCGCTGGGTGGCACCGGTTTGTTCACCTGCGCCGATCCGCGTCCGACGCCGATCGGTGCCGGCCTGTTCAAGCTCAGCGCCACCTTCGCCCGTGCGTTTCATCCCTGAGGAGGTCATATGTCATTGATCAAAGACCTGCAGAGCCTGGAGCCGGGCAACGAGGTGCTGTTGTTCGAGCTCGATGGCTCGGAATTCGGCACCGACGTGCTGCGCTTCCACGGCCATGCCATTGCCCACAGCGCTGAAGAACTGCGCCAGGCCGGCGCCGATGCCGACCAACTGCCGGCCAAGTCGATCTGGTGGCAGGGCCAGGAATACGCCGCCTGGCCGATGCAGCTCGACGGCATCGCCGCCAATGGCGATGGCACGGCAGTGCGACCCACGCTCACCGTCGGCAACATCGGCGGGCGCATCACCGCGCTGTGCCTGGCCTTCGACAACCTGCTGGAGTTTCGCCTGACCATCCGCCATACCCTGGCGCATTACCTGGATGCCGCCAATTTCCCCGAGGGCAACACCCAGGCCGACCCCAACGAGGAGGCCATCGAGGTCTGGTACATCGATCAGAAAGTCTCGGAGAACGGTACTGCGGTCAGCTGGGAGCTGGCCAGCCCCGGCGATGTGGGCGGCGAGAGCATTGGCCGACAGATGACTCAGCTCTGCCACTGGGCGATGACCGCGGGCTACCGTGGCCCTGATTGCGGTTACACCGGCGCCTATTTCGACCTGGACGGCAAGCCCACCGACGATCCTGCCAAAGACCACTGCAACGGTTGCCTGGACTCAGGCTGCACGGTGCGCTGGGGCCGTGGCAACCCTATCCCTTTCGGCGGCTTTCCCGCCGTCTCGCTGATTGCGCGGAGTTGATCATGCACCCTGAGCTTCTCCACGCCGTGCAGCTGCACGCCGCCGCGCAGTACCCCCGCGAGTGTTGCGGGCTGGTGGTTGCCGTCGGCGAGCAGCAGCGCTACCTGCCGTGCGACAACGTCGCCGGCGACCCCAGCGAGGCATTTCGCATCAGCCCCGAGCAGTACGCCGAGGCAGAGGACACTGGCGAGATCATCGCCATCGTCCATTCCCATCCTGACGCCACCAGCCAGCCATCGCCCCGTGACCTGGCGATGTGCGAAGCCAGTGGCCTACCGTGGCACATCCTGTCCTGGCCGGAAGGCGATCTGCGCACGCTGACCCCCACCGGCCATACGCCCTTGCTCGGACGCCCGTTCGTTCACGGCGCCTGGGATTGCTGGCAGGTCTGCGCCGACTGGTACCAGCGTGAGTGGGGCCTGAGCTTTCCCAGCTATGCAAGGGAGGAGGGTTGGTGGGAGCACGCCGACGGTCCCAGTCTGTACGAGCAGGCCTATGCGGCGGCGGGCTTTCATCAGGTCAGCGAGCCACAGCGCGGCGACCTGATCGTCATGGCCATCGGCCGCACCGCCCACCCGAACCACGCGGGTATCTACCTGGGCAACGATCCGGGTTTGCCTGAAGAGTCCAGCGAGGTGTATGGCGCCGGGCCCTTTTTGCTGCATCACCTGCTGGGCCGACCTTCGGAACTGATCGTGTTTGGCGGGCCCTGGCTTGAGCGGACGCGGTTGGTGTTGCGGCATGAAAGCGCCACAACCGATTCATGATCGACTGCGTCCGAGCACGGCGCATTTGCTGCCCATTGCAGGCCCTTGCCCAGTCGTGCCCTTGATCGAACGCACGTCTATCGAGCCGCCGCAAGGCGGTTTTTTTCGTTTGGAGAAAGACCATGAACGCAACCGCGGCTCATTACGAGCCCCTTACCGTGATCAAACTCTCCGGTTCCCTGGCCAGGCGTTTCGGCCGCACCCATCGACGGGCGATCGATTCAGGCTCCAGCTGGGAGGTGTTCCAGGCGCTGAAAAGTACCCTGGCAGGCTTCGAGCAAGAGATCAGGCGCCTCGACCGCCTGGGCCTGCGCTTTGCGGTGTTCCGCAACCAGCAGAATGTCGGTGCCGATGCCTTCGCCCGTTCCGGCACCCGCGAGCTGCGCATCGTGCCGGTGCTCGGTGGCAGCAAGCGCGCCGGTGGCATGCAGACGGTCATTGGCCTGGCGCTGATCATCGTCGCGTCGATCGCCTCGGGCGGCCTGGGCGCAGCATTTGCCGCCAGCGCCGGTGGCTGGGGCTCGGTGGCCGTGGCCGGGGCATCCATGGCACTGGGCGGGGTGATGCAGCTGCTCAGCCCGCAGGCTCAGGGCCTGTCGACCAGCGCCGCTGCCGAGAATCGGCCGTCCTATGCCTTCGGTTCGGCGCGCAACACCACCGCCAGCGGCAATCCGGTGCCGATCTGCATCGGCCAGCGGCGCTGGGGCGGGGCGATCATTTCCGCTTCCATCGAGGCGCAGGACAAAGCCTAGGCCGCTTTCATCACAGGAATGACACCATGAACGCAACTGCGGCTCATTACGAGCCCATCACCGTAATCAAGTTGTACGGGGCGCTGGGCAAGGCGTTCGGCAAGGTTCATCGGCGGGTGCTGCAGGTGCGCAACGTCGGCGATGCCTATCGCGCCCTCAGCGTGACCCTGCCAGGCTTCGACGAGGCCATCAGCCGACTCGACCGCCTGGGCATGACCTTCGCCATCTTTCGCAACGGGCGCAACATCACCGCAGAGGAGTTCCAGCGCGGCGGCATCCGCGAAATCCGCATCGTGCCGGTTGCCCAGGGCAGCAAGCGCGCCGGCACGCTGCAGACGGTCATCGGCGCGGTGCTGGTGGCTGCAGCGTTCGTACTGAGCTTCACCCCGTTCGCGGGGTGTCGCCATTTCTCTACAAGGCCGGCGCCGTCATGCTGCTCGGCGGCGTGGTGCAGATGCTCAGCCCCCAGGCCAAGGGCCTGTCGATGAGCGGCTCACCCCGCAACCTGCCGTCATACGCCTTCGGCAGCGCCCGCAACACCACCGCCAGCGGCAACCCGGTGCCGATCTGCATCGGCCAGCGGCGCTGGGGTGGGGCCATCATTTCTGCCTCGATCGAGGCGCAGGACAAGGCCTGAGGCCTCAAGCCTGACTCGTCAACCCGCCGCCCTAGGGCGGTTTTTTATTGCCCGGAGGAAAGCATGGGCGGATCAGCTCACCTGGACATCACTGGCGCCAAAGGCGGCCAGAAACAGCCCAAGGCCCCGGTCGAGGCCCCCGACAGCCTACAATCGACCAACATCGCCAAGATTCTTCTGGCCGTCGGTGAAGGCGAGTTCGACGGCGTTCCGACCGACCGCGACATTTACCTGGACAACACGCCGATCAGAGACGCCAACGGCACCGTCAACTTCCCTGGGGTGAAATGGGAATGGCGCAGCGGCAGCGTCGAACAGGCCTACATCCAGGGCATCCCGGCGGTGGAGAACGAGATCAGCGTCGGCCTTGAGCTGCGCAGCGACAATCCGTTCAGCCGCGCCCTCAGCGACCCGAAACTGTCGGCCGTGCGGGTGCGCCTGGCCTGGCCACGGCTGCTGCGCCAGGACAGCAACGGCAACACCAATGGCTATCGCATTGAATACGCCATCGACATCGCCACCGACGGCGGTGCCTACGTCGAGGCGCACCGCGGGGCGGTGGACGGCAAGACCAACAACGGCTACCAGCGCTCGGTGCGGGTCAACCTGCCGTCGGCCAGTTCCGGCTGGATGCTGCGCGTGCGCCGCCTGACCGCCAACGCCAACAGCGGCAGTATCGCCGACACCATGAACATCGCCGGCTACACCGAAATCATCGACCATAAGCTGCGCTACCCGAACACCGCGTTGCTGTACCTGGAGTTCGATGCCCAGCAGTTCCAGAACATCCCCGCGGTGACGGTCAACTGCAAGGCCAAACGCTGGCCGGTGCCCAGCAACTACGACCCCATCGCGCGCACCTACAGCGGCATCTGGGACGGCACTTTCAAACAGGCCTGGACCAACAACCCGGCCCTGGTCACCTATGGCCTGTGCGTGGAAAACCGCTTCGGCCTGGGCAAGCGCATCAAGCCGTGGATGGTCGACAAATGGGAGATGTACCGCATCGCCCAGTACTGTGACCAGCGCGTCCCTGACGGCACCGGCGGGGAGGAACCGCGGTTTCTCTGCGACCTCAACCTGCAGGGCCGCGCCGAGGCCTGGACCCTGCTGCGCGATCTGTCGGCGATCTACCGCGGCATGGTCTATTGGGCCCATGGCGCCCTGTTCATGCAGGCCGACATGCCCCGCGCGCGGGACATCGACTATGTCTTCACCCGCGCCAACGTCATCGACGGCGAGTTCATCTATGGCGGTGCCGAGCGCAGCAGCCACTACAGCCGCGCGCTGGTCAGCTACGACAACCCGGCGAACAATTACGACACCGATGTCATCGCAGTCACCGACCCAGCCCTGCAACGTCGCTACCGCGACCGCCCGATCGAGCTGTCGGCCATCGCCTGTACCCGCGCCTCCGAAGCCCAGCGCCGTGGCAAATGGGCGCTGCTGAGCAACGACCAGGACCGCACCGTGACCTTCCGCACCGGCATGGAAGGGCGCATCCCGCTGCCAGGGCACGTCATTCCGGTGGCCGATGAGCTGGTCGCCGGGCGTGCCAACGGCGGACGCATCAGCGCTGCCAGCGGGCGCGTCGTCACCCTCGACCGCGATACGCCGATCAAGGCCGGCGATCGCCTGATCGTCAACCTGCCCAACGGCACGGCCCAGGCGCGCACCGTGCGCTCGGTGCGTGGCCGTGCGGTGACGCTGACGGTGGCCTATAGCGTGCAGCCCGAGCCGCACCTGCAATGGGCCATCGACTACGCCGACCTTGCGGTGCAACTGTTCCGTGTGCTCAAGACCACTCGCACCGCCCAAGGCGATTTCGAGATCACCGCGCTGGAGTTCAACCCCAGCAAGTTCGCCGCCATCGACACCGGTGCCAAGCTCGACGCGACCCCGGTCAGTGTGCTGCCGAGCAGCACCGTGGCAGCGCCTGCCAGCGTTGCCCTGAGCGCCGCCCATGCGGTGGACCAGGGCATCGCCGTCACTACCCTGACCATCGCCTGGCCTGCGGTAGCCGGCGCGGGCGGTTATGAGGTGGAGTGGCGCAAGGACAACGGCAACTGGATCCGTTTGCCGCGCACAGGTGCCACCTCGGTCGAGGTGGTGGGCATCTATGCCGGCGATTACCAGGCCCGGGTGCGTGCGGTCAGCGCCCTGGAGATCAGCTCCAGCTGGCGCGACTCGCCCTTGACCACGCTCAAGGGCAAGCAGGGCGTGCCGCCAGCGGTGACCAGCCTGACCACCCAGAGCCAGCTGTTCGGCATCGCCCTGAAATGGACCTTGCCGAACGGCGCCGAAGATACCCAGCGCACCGAGCTGTGGTACAGCGAGGGCAGCGACCGG
It includes:
- a CDS encoding phage tail protein, which produces MAIETFTWPTERGEAAEIQYRTREARFAGGYRQVVGDGPNNREDRYPVTLTGSAAELRTILAFFDRHAGAKAFLWTPPLGGTGLFTCADPRPTPIGAGLFKLSATFARAFHP
- a CDS encoding phage minor tail protein L, translated to MSLIKDLQSLEPGNEVLLFELDGSEFGTDVLRFHGHAIAHSAEELRQAGADADQLPAKSIWWQGQEYAAWPMQLDGIAANGDGTAVRPTLTVGNIGGRITALCLAFDNLLEFRLTIRHTLAHYLDAANFPEGNTQADPNEEAIEVWYIDQKVSENGTAVSWELASPGDVGGESIGRQMTQLCHWAMTAGYRGPDCGYTGAYFDLDGKPTDDPAKDHCNGCLDSGCTVRWGRGNPIPFGGFPAVSLIARS
- a CDS encoding C40 family peptidase encodes the protein MHPELLHAVQLHAAAQYPRECCGLVVAVGEQQRYLPCDNVAGDPSEAFRISPEQYAEAEDTGEIIAIVHSHPDATSQPSPRDLAMCEASGLPWHILSWPEGDLRTLTPTGHTPLLGRPFVHGAWDCWQVCADWYQREWGLSFPSYAREEGWWEHADGPSLYEQAYAAAGFHQVSEPQRGDLIVMAIGRTAHPNHAGIYLGNDPGLPEESSEVYGAGPFLLHHLLGRPSELIVFGGPWLERTRLVLRHESATTDS
- a CDS encoding tail assembly protein, encoding MNATAAHYEPLTVIKLSGSLARRFGRTHRRAIDSGSSWEVFQALKSTLAGFEQEIRRLDRLGLRFAVFRNQQNVGADAFARSGTRELRIVPVLGGSKRAGGMQTVIGLALIIVASIASGGLGAAFAASAGGWGSVAVAGASMALGGVMQLLSPQAQGLSTSAAAENRPSYAFGSARNTTASGNPVPICIGQRRWGGAIISASIEAQDKA